One Streptomyces coeruleorubidus DNA segment encodes these proteins:
- a CDS encoding VOC family protein: MEILGATLRVCVDDLETAIPFYERLAGGRAQRFERGGVQVAAIGCFLLMSGPPAELEVLRKVAATIAVTDVEETHKVLTEVGAHIIAGPIASPAGRNLIALHPDGSVYEYVDRQA, from the coding sequence ATGGAGATTCTGGGTGCCACACTGCGCGTCTGCGTCGACGACCTCGAGACCGCGATCCCCTTCTACGAGCGGCTGGCGGGCGGCAGAGCCCAGCGCTTCGAACGAGGCGGTGTCCAGGTCGCGGCGATCGGCTGCTTCCTGCTGATGAGCGGCCCGCCGGCAGAACTGGAGGTGCTGCGCAAGGTGGCCGCGACGATCGCCGTGACGGACGTCGAGGAGACCCACAAGGTGCTGACCGAGGTGGGCGCCCACATCATCGCGGGCCCCATCGCCTCACCGGCGGGCCGCAACCTGATCGCCCTGCATCCGGACGGGTCGGTCTACGAGTACGTGGACCGCCAGGCGTGA
- a CDS encoding SDR family oxidoreductase, which yields MSTTETPHGRVVVVTGASGGVGRATARAFAAGGDRVALLARGSEGLAAAADEVRRAGGEALVIGVDVSDAKAVDDAAQQVVDTFGPIDVWVNNAFTGVFAPVTEIGPDEFRRVTEVTYLGYVFGTRAALRHMLPRDRGTIVQVGSALAYRGIPLQSAYCGAKHAIQGFNESLRCELLHWRSGVRTTMVQLPGLNTPQFDWVLNRMRGRARPVAPVYQPEIAARAIVYAASHARRREYWVGASTAATLVANAVVPGLLERYLARTGFSSQQEGDRHDGTDNLWAPADGPQGHDFGAHGRFDDEAVHDSPQQWVSRNRRRMGAALTVGAAGVLAARKLAGQARR from the coding sequence GTGAGCACGACAGAGACACCACACGGCCGCGTCGTCGTGGTGACCGGTGCCAGCGGCGGCGTGGGGCGGGCCACGGCCCGGGCCTTCGCCGCCGGGGGCGACCGGGTCGCCCTGCTGGCCCGGGGCAGTGAGGGGCTCGCCGCCGCGGCCGACGAGGTGCGGCGCGCCGGGGGCGAGGCCCTCGTCATCGGCGTGGACGTCTCCGACGCCAAGGCCGTCGACGACGCCGCCCAGCAGGTCGTCGACACCTTCGGCCCCATCGACGTCTGGGTCAACAACGCTTTCACCGGTGTCTTCGCGCCCGTCACGGAGATCGGACCGGACGAGTTCCGCCGCGTGACCGAAGTGACCTACCTGGGCTATGTGTTCGGCACCCGGGCGGCCCTGCGCCACATGCTGCCGCGCGACCGCGGCACGATCGTGCAGGTCGGCTCCGCGCTCGCCTACCGGGGCATCCCGCTCCAGTCGGCGTACTGCGGGGCCAAGCACGCGATCCAGGGGTTCAACGAGTCCCTGCGCTGCGAGCTGCTGCACTGGCGCAGCGGGGTGCGTACGACGATGGTGCAACTGCCGGGCCTCAACACCCCGCAGTTCGACTGGGTGCTGAACCGCATGCGCGGCCGGGCCCGGCCGGTCGCGCCCGTGTACCAGCCGGAGATCGCGGCCCGGGCGATCGTGTACGCGGCGTCGCACGCGCGGCGCCGGGAGTACTGGGTGGGCGCCTCCACGGCCGCCACCCTCGTCGCCAACGCCGTCGTCCCCGGGCTGCTGGAGCGCTATCTGGCGCGCACGGGCTTCTCGTCGCAGCAGGAGGGGGACCGGCACGACGGGACGGACAACCTGTGGGCCCCGGCGGACGGGCCGCAGGGCCACGACTTCGGCGCGCACGGGCGGTTCGACGACGAGGCCGTGCACGACAGCCCGCAGCAGTGGGTCTCACGGAACCGGCGGCGGATGGGCGCGGCCCTGACCGTGGGGGCTGCGGGGGTCCTGGCCGCACGCAAACTGGCCGGGCAGGCCCGCCGATAG
- a CDS encoding MerR family transcriptional regulator has protein sequence MSAPEMKIGDAAALLGVATHVLRHWEDIGLLSPRRLPSGHRVYDDQTIGQARLIQIGQRAGLSLAEIGELATGERVDRIGLVNAKRTRIAQHIANLELADRFLAHLVRCVHPVISDCPECSALVERGARSAMPAGQPLGQ, from the coding sequence ATGTCCGCACCGGAAATGAAGATCGGCGATGCGGCCGCCCTGCTCGGGGTGGCCACCCATGTCCTCCGGCACTGGGAAGACATCGGACTGCTCAGCCCGCGCCGGCTGCCCTCCGGGCATCGCGTCTACGACGACCAGACCATCGGCCAGGCCCGCCTCATCCAAATCGGCCAGCGAGCCGGGCTGTCACTTGCCGAAATCGGCGAACTTGCCACGGGTGAGCGGGTCGACCGCATCGGCCTGGTCAACGCGAAGCGCACCCGGATCGCCCAACACATCGCGAACCTCGAACTGGCTGACCGCTTCCTGGCCCACCTGGTGCGCTGCGTACACCCGGTCATCTCCGACTGCCCGGAGTGCTCCGCCCTGGTGGAGCGGGGCGCGCGGTCAGCGATGCCCGCAGGCCAGCCCCTGGGCCAATGA
- a CDS encoding DUF6461 domain-containing protein encodes MDIETLTAYFGGWSYTFTPLDPQDALRVIGASSVRQIADPLTTLREADDEGVEDDGILLLASRITPAWTLVVETFGLTGFICTERRILEELHLPGRRAVTFMETGGVLKMLCFDDNWEWCGLDMLTGERWGAMGEQLAEALNESGFPVDGPFEDITHKPFPNSELAPRAIYAATGLELPDLDLGGVWLSGVSRGDH; translated from the coding sequence ATGGACATAGAGACGCTTACCGCATACTTCGGAGGCTGGTCCTACACTTTCACGCCGCTCGATCCCCAAGACGCTCTCCGAGTCATAGGCGCCAGCAGTGTGCGGCAGATCGCTGACCCTCTCACCACTCTCCGCGAAGCAGATGACGAAGGCGTCGAAGACGACGGCATCCTTCTTCTTGCCAGCCGCATCACGCCAGCATGGACACTGGTAGTCGAGACATTCGGCCTGACCGGGTTCATCTGCACAGAACGACGCATCCTCGAAGAGCTGCACCTCCCCGGCCGGCGTGCGGTGACCTTCATGGAAACCGGAGGCGTGCTGAAGATGCTGTGCTTCGATGACAACTGGGAGTGGTGCGGTCTGGACATGCTCACCGGAGAAAGATGGGGAGCCATGGGCGAGCAGCTCGCAGAAGCTCTCAACGAATCGGGTTTCCCCGTGGATGGCCCGTTCGAGGACATCACCCACAAGCCGTTCCCGAACTCCGAACTCGCGCCCCGCGCCATCTACGCGGCAACAGGCCTGGAGCTTCCTGATCTCGATCTGGGAGGAGTCTGGCTATCGGGTGTCAGCCGTGGGGACCATTGA
- a CDS encoding LLM class F420-dependent oxidoreductase, with product MPEYGYFLSCEQYGPAELIEQARMAEQAGFQALWISDHYHPWNDEQGQSPFVWSVIGALSEAVSLPVETAVTCPTVRMHPAVVAQAAATSAVMTDNRFRLGVGSGEALNEHILGDHWPPAHVRLDMLEEAIQVMRRLFTGEEVNHHGPHYTVENARLYTVPDEPIPIDISGFGPAATQLASRVGDGYITIEPDETMVEQYRKGGGGGKLVSGGTKVCYDTDQDEAVKTVHRLWANEQLPGELGQVLPSPKHFEQAQQLVTEDMVRENRVCGDDVDEHVAELKQFADAGFDRVYVNQIGPDLRGFFDFYRTKVLPQLQQAV from the coding sequence ATGCCCGAGTACGGCTATTTCCTCTCGTGCGAGCAGTACGGACCCGCCGAGCTGATCGAGCAGGCGCGGATGGCCGAGCAGGCCGGATTCCAGGCGCTGTGGATCTCGGACCACTACCACCCGTGGAACGACGAGCAGGGCCAGAGCCCGTTCGTGTGGTCGGTGATCGGCGCGCTGTCCGAGGCGGTGTCCCTGCCGGTCGAGACTGCGGTGACCTGCCCGACCGTGCGGATGCACCCGGCGGTCGTGGCGCAGGCCGCGGCGACCAGCGCGGTGATGACGGACAACCGCTTCCGGCTCGGCGTCGGCTCCGGCGAGGCGCTCAACGAGCACATCCTGGGTGACCACTGGCCGCCGGCCCACGTCCGTCTGGACATGCTGGAGGAGGCCATCCAGGTGATGCGCCGGCTGTTCACCGGCGAGGAGGTCAACCACCACGGCCCGCACTACACGGTGGAGAACGCCCGCCTGTACACGGTCCCGGACGAGCCGATCCCGATCGACATCTCCGGCTTCGGCCCGGCGGCCACGCAGCTCGCGTCCCGCGTAGGCGACGGCTACATCACCATCGAGCCGGACGAGACGATGGTGGAGCAGTACCGCAAGGGCGGAGGCGGCGGAAAACTCGTCAGCGGCGGCACCAAGGTCTGCTACGACACCGACCAGGACGAGGCCGTGAAGACCGTCCACCGCCTCTGGGCGAACGAGCAGTTGCCCGGCGAACTGGGCCAGGTGCTGCCCTCCCCGAAGCACTTCGAGCAGGCACAGCAGCTGGTCACCGAGGACATGGTGCGTGAGAACCGGGTGTGCGGCGACGACGTGGACGAGCACGTGGCCGAGCTGAAGCAGTTCGCCGACGCGGGCTTCGACCGGGTCTACGTCAACCAGATCGGCCCGGACCTGCGCGGCTTCTTCGACTTCTACCGCACGAAGGTGCTGCCGCAGCTCCAGCAGGCCGTCTGA
- a CDS encoding MBL fold metallo-hydrolase — protein sequence MPTAMVVEGRRQPRRIANSLLSFVITHPEATFIVDPSVCLDVGSRAIAELPAFLRVAVRPPADTVATVTALRERPGSDLDFALPTHTHWDHVCGLLDLPELPVHLHRREHDWVMSGPIAPVGGVRESLRGRGIVQYELDGPPILTFAASHDLFGDGSVVLVDLAGHTPGSVGVLAHTATGWVLLAGDAAWHTDQIDLIRQKAGYPGELADEDRDETFRTLHRLHAVKDRVAIIPTHDHHAAQQLPA from the coding sequence GTGCCCACCGCGATGGTCGTGGAGGGGCGGCGGCAGCCACGGCGAATCGCGAATTCGCTGCTGTCGTTCGTGATCACCCACCCGGAAGCGACATTCATCGTGGATCCGAGTGTCTGCCTGGATGTCGGCAGCCGCGCCATTGCCGAACTGCCGGCATTCCTGCGGGTCGCGGTGCGTCCCCCGGCCGACACCGTCGCCACCGTTACCGCGCTGCGTGAGCGGCCGGGTTCCGACCTGGATTTCGCGCTGCCGACGCACACGCACTGGGACCACGTGTGCGGGCTGCTCGATCTTCCCGAACTGCCGGTGCATCTGCACCGCCGCGAACACGATTGGGTCATGTCAGGTCCTATCGCACCCGTGGGTGGCGTCCGCGAGTCCCTGCGCGGCCGCGGCATTGTCCAGTACGAACTGGACGGCCCGCCGATACTCACGTTTGCCGCCAGCCACGACCTCTTCGGCGATGGCTCCGTCGTGCTCGTCGACCTCGCCGGACACACCCCTGGCAGCGTCGGAGTCCTGGCGCACACGGCAACGGGCTGGGTGCTGCTCGCCGGCGACGCCGCCTGGCACACCGACCAGATCGACCTCATCCGGCAAAAGGCCGGCTACCCCGGCGAGCTCGCCGACGAAGACCGGGACGAGACCTTCCGGACGCTTCACCGCTTACACGCCGTCAAGGACCGAGTCGCGATCATCCCGACACACGACCACCACGCGGCCCAGCAGCTGCCGGCGTGA
- a CDS encoding GNAT family N-acetyltransferase gives MPHNASRYLAEGPRVGIRHFTYEDGAEFTARARESKDLHQPWLFPPDTATAYTAYAARLIEDPSKAGFLVCEKGHGAIAGFININNIVEGGFQSGTLGYGAFAHAAGRGLMREGLDLVVRYAFGPMRLHRLEINVQPANAASIALARGCGFRLEGFSPKMLFVDGAWRDHERWAITAEMIREPGRR, from the coding sequence GTGCCGCACAACGCATCCCGCTACCTCGCCGAAGGCCCCCGGGTGGGCATACGCCACTTCACCTACGAGGACGGTGCCGAGTTCACCGCCCGCGCCCGGGAGAGCAAGGACCTGCACCAGCCGTGGCTCTTCCCGCCCGACACCGCCACGGCGTACACCGCGTACGCGGCCCGGCTGATCGAGGACCCGTCCAAGGCCGGCTTCCTGGTCTGCGAGAAGGGCCACGGGGCCATCGCCGGTTTCATCAACATCAACAACATCGTCGAGGGCGGCTTCCAGTCCGGGACGCTGGGCTACGGCGCCTTCGCGCACGCCGCCGGGCGCGGCCTGATGCGCGAAGGGCTGGACCTCGTCGTGCGGTACGCGTTCGGCCCGATGCGGCTGCACCGGCTGGAGATCAACGTCCAGCCCGCGAACGCCGCGTCGATCGCCCTGGCCCGCGGCTGTGGATTCCGCCTGGAGGGCTTCTCGCCGAAGATGCTCTTCGTCGACGGGGCCTGGCGCGACCACGAGCGCTGGGCGATCACCGCCGAGATGATCAGGGAGCCGGGGCGGCGCTGA
- a CDS encoding IS701 family transposase: MQDVRPDVWSAELEEVLVRVGHRFGRVDLRRQMRAYVNGLLGPVGRKNSWQLAEYAGHRTPAGLQNLLNRARWSHDEVRDDLQEYVAERLGEPGGVLIIDDTGFLKKGTVSAGVQRQYSGTAGRTENCQIGVFAAYASRRGRALVDRELYLPKSWTADRDRCEAAKIPDDLEFATKGDLAKAMIQRALASPLPIAWVTADSAYGQEWRLRRMLEEAGVGYVLAVPKSQPVPALGRIDFVIAQAPDEAWERHSCGDGAKGPRVYDWAAAKLPAIHDFDGDQPTHDRWVLARRSLARPEEVAYYLAYAPAGTEVPELARIAGSRWAIEECFQSAKNECGLDQYEVRRYPGWYRHITLAMLAHAFLAAMSATATTARGVAETVPVPLHPSPWQKSGGSWQFTVPHRHTGGKPITR; the protein is encoded by the coding sequence ATGCAGGATGTGCGGCCCGACGTCTGGTCGGCGGAACTGGAAGAGGTACTTGTTCGGGTGGGTCACCGGTTCGGGCGGGTGGACCTAAGGCGGCAGATGCGGGCCTATGTGAACGGTCTGCTTGGCCCGGTGGGCCGGAAGAACAGCTGGCAGCTGGCTGAGTACGCAGGCCACCGCACCCCTGCGGGCCTGCAGAATCTGCTGAACCGTGCACGCTGGAGTCATGACGAGGTGCGTGACGACCTGCAGGAGTACGTCGCCGAGAGACTCGGGGAGCCGGGCGGTGTTCTGATCATCGATGACACCGGCTTTCTGAAGAAGGGCACGGTCTCAGCCGGCGTCCAGCGGCAGTACTCGGGGACTGCCGGCCGCACGGAGAACTGCCAGATCGGGGTCTTCGCCGCCTACGCTTCCCGGCGCGGACGGGCGCTGGTGGACCGGGAGTTGTATCTGCCGAAGTCCTGGACGGCGGACCGGGACCGCTGCGAGGCGGCGAAGATACCCGACGACCTCGAGTTCGCGACCAAGGGCGACCTCGCCAAAGCTATGATCCAGCGAGCCCTGGCCTCGCCACTGCCCATCGCCTGGGTGACTGCAGACTCGGCCTATGGCCAGGAATGGCGGCTGCGGCGGATGCTGGAGGAAGCCGGCGTCGGCTACGTCCTGGCCGTCCCGAAGTCCCAGCCCGTCCCCGCGCTGGGCCGGATCGATTTCGTCATCGCCCAAGCGCCGGATGAAGCCTGGGAACGCCATTCCTGCGGTGACGGAGCGAAGGGGCCTCGCGTCTACGACTGGGCCGCGGCGAAACTGCCGGCCATCCACGACTTCGACGGCGATCAGCCCACGCACGACCGGTGGGTCCTGGCCCGCCGCAGCCTCGCCCGCCCGGAAGAGGTCGCCTACTACCTCGCCTACGCACCCGCCGGCACAGAGGTTCCCGAGCTGGCCCGGATAGCCGGCAGCCGGTGGGCGATCGAGGAGTGCTTCCAGAGCGCGAAGAACGAATGCGGCCTGGACCAGTACGAGGTCCGACGCTATCCGGGCTGGTACCGGCACATCACCCTCGCCATGCTGGCCCACGCCTTCCTCGCGGCCATGTCCGCCACCGCAACGACGGCAAGGGGGGTCGCAGAAACGGTTCCGGTGCCCTTGCACCCCTCACCGTGGCAGAAGTCCGGCGGCTCCTGGCAGTTCACCGTCCCCCACCGACACACCGGCGGAAAACCGATCACGCGCTGA
- a CDS encoding NucA/NucB deoxyribonuclease domain-containing protein, whose translation MKKRTTLICAAVAATAVFAGPFPQHGSPSRQDTVTEVSQTRDIQPQYATTANTTIRLKANITQEQIDKARERVKARKTGSAPTAPKQTSERPKELDHKDAKALTLGEAYKLADQRNKEAQKHPYKDFGRDAGKATSGSGSASDDKITMSPVASYDLNESTVGYPVGTVPPADLEVKCFSGIDVFDVVIDRFSSCSRVHLIVDYYKVSSNQPPEHMGTTKAKVQFFQQQYNTARSMRIFGEVQKDSVVYDWGWWDSIWTAPGIDLTIVGNCIDTTSGCSATGSPVTMSWENWNSSNAWYYWNINSDEAKGLGRDKQSPHRSHVEIYTDTGDYQTVNRGSFVERLIRCDSATYIYPDWPKGCVFLETIPRLMYSRAADSPQKDVADHIYKAQNTPDSTYPTSSTAKKIPGKYIEGSYLAPGLHRLHANFHQGKMDANTAHKDAACTSTGEYSLTGLPLSLRPDTANGEECDEYPFRVSLEGAASQDWDFSVQAVNGTQNGSAGQMLMIYMRNHRILAWDDLIPADYNDRHYVQIVDF comes from the coding sequence GTGAAGAAGCGAACTACCCTCATATGCGCGGCCGTTGCGGCCACCGCAGTCTTTGCCGGACCCTTCCCCCAGCACGGCTCGCCGAGTCGACAGGACACCGTGACGGAGGTCTCGCAGACGCGGGATATCCAGCCGCAGTACGCGACCACCGCGAACACCACCATCAGGCTGAAGGCCAACATCACCCAGGAGCAGATCGACAAGGCACGTGAACGTGTCAAAGCCAGAAAAACCGGCAGTGCTCCCACGGCTCCGAAGCAGACCAGCGAACGCCCGAAGGAACTCGACCACAAGGACGCCAAGGCTCTGACCCTCGGCGAGGCGTACAAGCTGGCAGATCAGCGCAACAAGGAAGCCCAGAAGCATCCATACAAGGACTTCGGGCGCGACGCCGGCAAGGCGACCAGCGGCAGCGGCAGCGCCAGCGACGACAAGATCACCATGAGCCCGGTCGCTTCCTACGACCTCAACGAGAGCACCGTTGGGTATCCGGTCGGGACGGTCCCTCCGGCTGACCTGGAAGTCAAGTGCTTCAGCGGGATCGACGTCTTCGATGTGGTGATCGACAGGTTCTCTTCCTGCTCCCGCGTGCATCTCATCGTCGACTACTACAAGGTCAGCTCGAACCAGCCGCCAGAGCACATGGGCACCACCAAGGCAAAGGTTCAGTTCTTCCAGCAGCAGTACAACACTGCCCGTTCCATGCGCATCTTTGGAGAGGTGCAGAAGGACTCGGTCGTCTATGACTGGGGATGGTGGGACAGCATCTGGACTGCTCCCGGTATCGACCTGACCATCGTCGGGAACTGCATCGACACCACGAGCGGCTGCTCGGCAACCGGCTCCCCCGTCACCATGAGCTGGGAGAACTGGAACAGCAGCAACGCTTGGTACTACTGGAACATCAACAGCGACGAGGCCAAGGGCCTCGGACGGGACAAGCAGTCCCCCCACCGCTCGCACGTCGAGATCTACACCGACACCGGCGACTACCAGACGGTCAACCGCGGTTCGTTCGTCGAACGCCTGATCCGCTGTGACTCGGCGACCTACATCTACCCGGACTGGCCGAAGGGCTGCGTTTTCCTCGAAACCATTCCCCGCTTGATGTACTCGCGTGCGGCGGACTCCCCTCAGAAGGACGTTGCCGATCACATCTACAAGGCTCAGAACACCCCGGACAGTACCTATCCGACGAGTTCGACAGCGAAGAAGATTCCCGGCAAGTACATCGAGGGAAGCTACCTCGCGCCCGGGCTGCACCGTCTGCACGCGAACTTCCACCAGGGGAAGATGGATGCGAACACGGCGCACAAGGATGCCGCTTGCACATCGACCGGCGAATACTCTCTCACCGGTCTTCCGCTCTCCCTTCGCCCGGACACAGCCAATGGAGAAGAATGTGACGAATACCCGTTCCGTGTAAGTCTCGAAGGCGCCGCAAGCCAGGACTGGGACTTCTCCGTCCAGGCGGTCAACGGCACGCAGAACGGTTCCGCCGGTCAAATGCTCATGATCTACATGCGCAACCACCGCATCCTCGCGTGGGATGATCTGATCCCCGCCGACTACAACGACCGGCACTACGTACAGATCGTCGACTTCTGA
- a CDS encoding phage holin family protein: MKPLDHLEHLDKHLVDELAQVARETVRDELREQTRKQRRKAALYAASGALALYAGAALALAVGLALALGLPDWAAALITAAILGAVAYVLRGMARPSASRPGPVHAAGMTPGHESTGPGTGVPGGVPPVPPAPPAAGPVAGAAGGPAPGLAPPRPTDDPDVPGRRA, encoded by the coding sequence ATGAAGCCGCTGGATCACCTGGAGCATCTGGACAAGCATCTGGTCGACGAGCTGGCACAGGTGGCGCGCGAGACCGTCCGGGACGAACTGCGCGAGCAGACGCGCAAGCAGCGCCGCAAGGCCGCGCTGTACGCAGCGTCCGGCGCCCTCGCCCTGTACGCGGGCGCGGCCCTCGCGCTCGCCGTGGGACTGGCCCTCGCCCTCGGCCTGCCCGACTGGGCCGCCGCGCTGATCACCGCCGCGATCCTGGGTGCCGTGGCGTACGTGCTGCGCGGCATGGCCCGGCCCTCCGCGTCCCGGCCGGGCCCGGTGCACGCGGCCGGCATGACGCCGGGACACGAGAGCACCGGCCCGGGCACCGGGGTCCCCGGCGGTGTGCCGCCCGTGCCGCCGGCCCCGCCCGCCGCCGGACCGGTCGCCGGAGCCGCCGGCGGGCCCGCCCCGGGCCTGGCGCCCCCGCGGCCGACGGACGACCCCGACGTGCCTGGCCGCAGGGCGTGA